The Intestinibaculum porci DNA window AAAGCAGTCAATGACTCTTTTATCCATAAAACCATTGTATTTCTTCGCTAAACCATAAGGGATTTCAAAGTGTGATAAGGTAACGACAGGTTCAATGCCATATTTATGACATTCATCAAAAACATCATCATAGAACTTTAAGCCTTCTTCGTTTGGTGTTTCTTCATCACCCTGTGGGAAAATACGCGTCCAGGCAATAGAAGTACGGAAAGCTTTAAAGCCCATTTCCGCAAATAACTTGATATCTTCTTTATAATGATGGTAGAAATCGACACCGACATGGTTAGGATAATCTTCTCCTTCGATGACACCATCGGTAATACGACGGGCAACGCCGTTAGATCCTGCGGTCATCACATCAGCGATGGAAGGTCCTTTACCGCCTTCCTGCCAGCCGCCTTCAAACTGATGGGCAGCACAGGCACCGCCCCATAAAAAATCTTTACTAAAACCCATAAAATAGCTCCTCCTTTAAATTTTCAAATTCATTATAGACAAGTTCTTAAAAAGAAGGGCATTCTTTCAATAATTGAAAAAAGTACCATACTTTTCCTTAAAACATCTTTCTTCATGGTGTATGATGAAAATGAGGAGGGATTTTATGAAAAAACTGCTCATCAGTCTTTTTTTAATGATTATGTCTATCACGCCTTTGCAGGCTTATATGAATCAGTCAAATAGTGATGCCAGATTAGCTTCTTTGATTATTAGTTCAGTATCGTTATCACCAAAGTTTATTTCTTCAGTCACGCATTATACAGCGCAAACAAAGCTTGCAAGTATCCAGGTGAATGCGTTAGCGGCTTCCTCGAAAGCGACTTTAAGCGGCACCGGGACCTATATTTTAAAGGAAGGAAAAAATACGATACAGGTGATCGTCAAAGCGGCTAATGGTCAAAGTCAGACTTATACTATTGAGATCAATAAGATTGGGGAAACGTCATCAACAAATGCGCCATCACCAGTGAATGTAACGTATCATCATATGACTTATCAGGTGGAAACGGATTTAAGCAAAATCCGTTTTCCTGATCATTTTACCTTATATTCAGTGCATCTTAATAATCAGGAAGTGGTGGCTTTAAAACATGAAAAAGCGGATTATACAATCGTCTATTTGCTTGATTCGGCGAAAAAAGGCGCTTTCTATGTGGTTAAAGATGGAAAGATCACTGCTCCTTTTGAGTCTTTAACTGTAAAAGGCGAACTCTATATTCCTTTACCTTTAAAAGAAGAGAAGAAGGATGGTTTTAAACAAACAACCATTACTATTAATCAGCATACGATCAAGGGATATAACTTTGAAAACAAAGCGGATGCTGCTTATAAACTGCTTTATTTATTAGGACCAGATGGAAAAGCGCATTATTATACATATGAGACCAGCGAAGGTACGATGCAGTTATATCGCGCCACATCGACAAGTTTATCTTCCCTGAATCCGATTTTATTAATGACAACCTTTGTTTTAGCGATTGCCTTTATACTACTTTTTATCAAATATCGCAGCTTTAAAGCAATGAGTTTAAAAAAGCTCAAGCGCATGAATTATATTGTCTCTAAAAGAAAACAGTGAGTTACTCACTGTTTTCATCGTTAGTGACCACTTCGCTGCAGGAATTGTGATAGGGGCAATGCGTATCCTGCTGGTCTAATAACATCATGCTGACTTCGTCATGTTCCTCTTCTTTTAAGGATAACCCTATTGAGGATAAAAAGCAGATCAGCTTTAAAAGAGTCAGGTCCTTTTCTTGATAAAGACGTCGTCCGTTTTTACTATTGCGCGTGGCGCAGCGTAGGTTTAATAAAAAAAAGACAAAGATTTTCAAAAATCTTTGTCATTAATGCATTTCCAGAACTTCCTGGACGATCTTGATACCAAATTGTTTATTCACTTCTGCGATAATATCTTCCCGCGCTTTCGCAAGAGCATGATAGCTCTTAGCGCCCACATTGGTTAAGACGAGCGCATTGCGATCATGGACCCGCATGCCATACATGGATGCGCCTTTGAGACCAGCCTGGTCAATCAGCCAGCCAGTAGAAATCTTAAAGGTATCATTACCCATTGCAAAACCTTTAAGGGTGGGATACTTTTCCTGTAAGTGGGCTAACTTCTGCTTGGTGATAATGGCATTTTTGAAGAATGAACCAGAGTTAGGAATATAGTGAGGATCTGGCAGTTTCCATTTTCGGATTTCAATAACCGTTTCACGAATTAAAGCAGGGGTATAGCTGGTGATGCCTTTTTCATCAAGGCGGGCCTGAACTTGCTTATAAAATGGCGGCTGCGGATTGCCTTTCTGTAAACGTAAGGTGACGCTGACAATAATGTAGCGGCCCCAGTCTTTGCCTCTAAAAATCGAAGCGCGATAAGCAAACTGACAGTCTTCTTTTGACAAAGTGACAAATGCTCTGGTGTGCATATCATAGGCTTCTAATTCAACAAAACTCTGTGAGATATCCTGCCCGTAAGCACCGACATTCTGCACGGGAGCTGCACCGATCGTGCCAGGGATGAGAGACATCGCTTCAATGCCAGTCAGATGCATATCCACACTTTCAGAAATGACTTCATCTAAGATTTCGCCAGCACCGTAGCGAATGACGATATCATCCGCATTGTCTTCTAATATAGTACGTCCTTTGAGACACATATGCATAACGAGACCATCAAAGCCTTCATCATCTGCCAAGGTATTGCTGCCACCTCCAATGACAAATGTTTTCAGCTGGTGAGCTGCGGCAAACTGAAAAGCTTCAACAACATCGTCTTTTGTTTGGATTTCTGCGAAATAGCGTGCTTTCCCGCCAAGACGCATCGTAAGGTAATCTTTTAAACTTTTATTTTCTTCTAACTTCATGCCCCTAATATAACAAACTCATATGTCCGTTTCAACTGATTTACACATTATAAAATGTTTTGTGGTATGATGGAAGAAAGGGGAGATTTTATGCAAATACTTATTATATTGATATCATATTTATTAGGGACTATTTTATTTGGTGAGATTGTCACTCAGGTGCTTACCCATCATTCAGCGAGTGAATTAGGAACCTCTGGAAATCCAGGGATGGCCAATGTTATGGCGCACTTGGGGATTGTGCCGGGGGTGATCGTCTTATTAGGCGATGTCGGAAAATGTCTCTTAGCGGCTTTATTAAGTGCTCACTTCCTAGGTGATCAAGGCCTATTACTTGGCGGCCTGGCCGCGACGATCGGTCACGATTTTCCTTTCTGGCGCCATTTTAAAGGCGGCAAAGGCGTCGCTACTACTTGTATTCTTATTTTTATGTATGCGCCGCTTTATGGACTCTTTTCCCTAATTATGGGGTTGATCACTGTCATCATAACCCAGTATTTAAGTCTTGGTGGGATTGTTATTCCCTTATTAATGATTCCTTATGCATTTTACCAGAATGTCAGTGATGGCATTGTCATGATCATCTTTACCTTATTAATGATTTACAAATTTATGCCGCAGCTTAAACTGATACCGTCGCATCAGGCAGAAAAGACTGATTTAATTGGTGCGATCAAACGAAAAAGACGCAAATAAATGCGCCTTTTTTAGATTATTATGATTTTTTTGCAAGGGCTTCATCAAGGACTTTTGCGGCATTGAAGTCTTTGAAATCCTGATCGCTGATTAATAATACTGGGGTATCAGGATCAGCTAAGTCTTCAAACTTATGTAAAGAGCTTCTCAGCTGCGGTGTGACTAATACTAAGTCCGCCTGATCGATTGAATATTCGACAGCTGTTTCCGCTGCGGCCCAAACGACAATTTCTACGCCTTTCTTAGCAGCTTCCTCTTTTAAGGCTGCCGCAAACATATTAGAAGTTACACCTGCTTTGCAGCATAATAATATTTTCATCTTTGATTCTCCTTTCGTTTTTGATGTATCTACTTATATTTTAGCATATGTTTACAAAAATACATTCTTTTTTCGATGTTCTAAAAAAATAATTAGGGAGAGCTGGTTTGCAAGATCGGTTTGATATCAAACGAAATTGACAAAAACCCTATTATCCCTCATGATATAATAGCTCTAATAGGACAAGGGAAGTTGAAGGAGGACATCATTGTGTTTTTATTTAAGGATATCGGCCCGATTATGAAACGGGCCAGGAAGAAAAATAAGCTGACCATTCGGGATGTTTCTGAGATTACAGGGTTGAATGCGGATACCATTTCGGATTTAGAAAACCAACGGACAAACATGAAAATCTTTACTTTACTTGATCACCTTGTCCATCTTTATAAGCTGGATCGCTATGAAAATCCCGAATTGGCCTTAACGACCTTTCAAATTTTTGAAGGCCTTTCTGATGAAGCGATCGCCGAGATTGTGGCGGTTGTCAAAAAGGATCGTATTCGTCAGGATGCGAAAGCTTTTGCGGCTCAGGATGTCATCGACTAAAATTGTCTTTTTTTATCACATTGCTTTTCATTTTCGTATAATCCTATTACAATGGGGCAAAGGTTGTGATAAAGATGAATATATTAGATGAAATAGAACAATTACAGGAAACACTTATTCAGGATCGTCGCACTTTGCATCAGATGCCGGAAACGACCTTTGATTTGGATCAGACGACGGCCTATATTAAAAAACGTTTAATAGAAATGGGGTATACACCTCACGATCTTGGCAATCATGGGATTGTCACGACGATTGGTACTGGTTCCCCATGTCTGCTTTTACGCAGTGATATGGATGCTTTGCCGATGGCGGAAGAATCCGGCTTAGACTTTGCAGCGCATAACGGCAAGATGCATGCCTGCGGTCATGATCTCCATATGACGATGTTACTTGGAGCATGTGCTATTTTCAAACAACTCAAAGAGATTAAAGGCACCATCAAAATCTTATTTCAGCCAGCGGAGGAAATTGCCTCAGGGGCGAAAGCAATGATCGATGCCGGGGTCTTAGAAAATCCGC harbors:
- a CDS encoding helix-turn-helix domain-containing protein → MFLFKDIGPIMKRARKKNKLTIRDVSEITGLNADTISDLENQRTNMKIFTLLDHLVHLYKLDRYENPELALTTFQIFEGLSDEAIAEIVAVVKKDRIRQDAKAFAAQDVID
- a CDS encoding glycerol-3-phosphate acyltransferase, yielding MQILIILISYLLGTILFGEIVTQVLTHHSASELGTSGNPGMANVMAHLGIVPGVIVLLGDVGKCLLAALLSAHFLGDQGLLLGGLAATIGHDFPFWRHFKGGKGVATTCILIFMYAPLYGLFSLIMGLITVIITQYLSLGGIVIPLLMIPYAFYQNVSDGIVMIIFTLLMIYKFMPQLKLIPSHQAEKTDLIGAIKRKRRK
- a CDS encoding PTS sugar transporter subunit IIB; this encodes MKILLCCKAGVTSNMFAAALKEEAAKKGVEIVVWAAAETAVEYSIDQADLVLVTPQLRSSLHKFEDLADPDTPVLLISDQDFKDFNAAKVLDEALAKKS
- the murB gene encoding UDP-N-acetylmuramate dehydrogenase translates to MKLEENKSLKDYLTMRLGGKARYFAEIQTKDDVVEAFQFAAAHQLKTFVIGGGSNTLADDEGFDGLVMHMCLKGRTILEDNADDIVIRYGAGEILDEVISESVDMHLTGIEAMSLIPGTIGAAPVQNVGAYGQDISQSFVELEAYDMHTRAFVTLSKEDCQFAYRASIFRGKDWGRYIIVSVTLRLQKGNPQPPFYKQVQARLDEKGITSYTPALIRETVIEIRKWKLPDPHYIPNSGSFFKNAIITKQKLAHLQEKYPTLKGFAMGNDTFKISTGWLIDQAGLKGASMYGMRVHDRNALVLTNVGAKSYHALAKAREDIIAEVNKQFGIKIVQEVLEMH
- a CDS encoding cadherin-like beta sandwich domain-containing protein, with translation MKKLLISLFLMIMSITPLQAYMNQSNSDARLASLIISSVSLSPKFISSVTHYTAQTKLASIQVNALAASSKATLSGTGTYILKEGKNTIQVIVKAANGQSQTYTIEINKIGETSSTNAPSPVNVTYHHMTYQVETDLSKIRFPDHFTLYSVHLNNQEVVALKHEKADYTIVYLLDSAKKGAFYVVKDGKITAPFESLTVKGELYIPLPLKEEKKDGFKQTTITINQHTIKGYNFENKADAAYKLLYLLGPDGKAHYYTYETSEGTMQLYRATSTSLSSLNPILLMTTFVLAIAFILLFIKYRSFKAMSLKKLKRMNYIVSKRKQ
- a CDS encoding MerR family transcriptional regulator, which translates into the protein MKIFVFFLLNLRCATRNSKNGRRLYQEKDLTLLKLICFLSSIGLSLKEEEHDEVSMMLLDQQDTHCPYHNSCSEVVTNDENSE